Sequence from the Meleagris gallopavo isolate NT-WF06-2002-E0010 breed Aviagen turkey brand Nicholas breeding stock chromosome 22, Turkey_5.1, whole genome shotgun sequence genome:
GGAAGGTGAGCGAGCCTCAACTGTCCTTGGTGGGCACTGGGCTAAGACTGGGGTTTGGGATGCAAGACCATGGCTCTGCATGTGCCATGGAACCCAGATCtccttttcctgttgttttcagCACTGGATTGCCAACAATCTCTTCGGGCTGGCATTTTCCCTCAATGGAGTGGAGCTGCTGCACTTGAACAACGTCAGCACAGGCTGCATCTTGCTTGGGGGCCTCTTCATCTACGACGTCTTCTGGGTAAACAGGAGCTTTCCCTGGGGCAGATGCGAGTTGCAGCCATTGGCAGAAGGCATGTGTGTGGCCTTGTGCCTCTTCAGAGGCAGCATGCTGGCTGGACACGTACTTTTACTCAGGATTTCCATCTCCTCAGCCCAAAAGGGTGTGGTGGGGATGATGACAGAATCAAATGATGGCAGAATGTGGATCACCAAAtgtatcttaaaaaatatttgacttgGAGATCCTAGGGTGGGCAGGGATCTCATCTGGGAGCCTGGCTGTTGTAGGCTGCCCATGTGTTCAGCACATCCCATCCTGGGGACCTGCATTTATAACTAACATCTGCCTTGTGCCTGGCTGGCAGATGAGACTGCTCTGGGATAACGCTGATCCTGCTTGTATTAGTTCCTCAGCTCTGTCATCTGGCAGCTTCGTTAGCATCCTTCTGTTCTCTTGCACAGAGAACTAAATACTGGAATGCTTCCAGGCATTTTCCCTCAGCCAGTACACCACTCCAGTGTCTTCATTCTGAGGTTTTCCTTATCTTTCTGCAGTGATTCTGAATCCCTTTTTCATGAATCCTGTGTAATGTCTGTATTCCTCAGTTTTTCCTGTCTGCCTCCACTCTCTGAATTACTCTGTTTCCAGAAGTCTTAAAACTTGCATACCTTGAGGTCTGTCCAGCAGTGCTACAGCTGCCTGAGTAATCCCTTGCTGTTTAAGCCTGGCTACTGTGTCTTATTTTGTACTTGGCCAGTGCTGCCTGTGTCAGAGGTGTCAGCTCTGCAGCTTCTTGGTCTGCATGCTGCTTCCTCCAGTGCAGTGGACTGGGAGCAGTTAGCCTTACCAATGCCTTGTGTTCTGCTTGGGGTGTGAGCATCCTCAAGGGTGTTTTGGAAAACACCATGCTCCATCTTCTTCACTTCCTGCTGTTGCCCATCGAGGTCAGCATCCCCAGCTGATCAGTAAAGTGGAGAACCTTTTGCTGTGCCCTTCTGCAGGGAACAGGCACTTGGATCTTGGATTTAATTGGAGTGAGATCCAAGGAGggtttcaagaaggaaaaagaattgctCAGTCAACCAATGATATGGTGTCCCTGCATAATCCTGAGGAGAACTTGCATATAATGCTTTTTCCTGGTCCCAGTGTAGAGCCGTGTCACTTCCTGGCAAAGTGCAGAGCATACTGCACCTTAGGAGAGTGCTTGCTCTAGGACTTCTCATTAATCACTAGCTCTAGCATTAACCAGCGTGTGCTTTATTTGCTTACTGTTGGTGTAGCCAAGACtggaggctgggagctggaaaGGAATAGAAGTAAGGGCGGTTGACCTGTGTGCTTACAGTCCATTCTCCAAAAGATGCCAACATTTAAAGCTGACAGTGCAATACTGATAAATGATCTCAGGGCAAAATGTTGCTCATCTGGCGAGTGCTCTGGTCCCTGTTgaagcaggcagcagcctgctgtTGGTCGGGACCCTCAGCCGAGGGCTCCTACTCACAGGTAACACCCTGCACCCTTTCACATGTTGTATCACATTGGCTCACCGGGACTGAATGCAGCCTGATCAGTGCTGCAGGCCCAGTGGGTGTGCGCCCTCTCCCCAGGAGCTGGGATACCCTGTCTGTATCCTCTCAATGCTGCTGGTGGGAAAGCTGCCTGTAGCTTCGTGCCACTGATGGTATGCTTGTCCCCCATGCAGCCATGGTCACCCCAGACTCCTCTGCTTTCCCTTAGGTTTTTGGTACCAATGTGATGGTGACAGTTGCCAAATCGTTTGAGGCCCCAATAAAACGTGAGTAGCTGTTCCCTgtgtgcaggagcagcagcttcATGCTCTACCCCTGGCTCTGTCCCAGCCACTTGGTTTGGAAGACAAGATGTGGGCAGGAAGGGGCTCCTAGAAGACAGATGCCAGCAGCCCCTTGCATCAGCCAGGTGTTGGGGAGGGACTGCAGAGCCTTTAGCTGGCTGGGTTCACCAGCACCATCAGGGGTGGCAGTTACCCCAAACCCAACAACAGCAATGCTGGAGGGGTAAATTGAGGAGTTACAGGGTGGGCAGTGGCTTTGGTCCTGGGAGTTGTGGATGAAACCTGCAAGTGGGGCAGGTCCTGAATCCTTCAGTTTCCCACTCCAGTGCCCAGGGTTGGAGCAGGGGGGAAGCTGCAGAGGCCTGGGGTAGGGCTGGAGGTCCTGCCTTTGTCCCTTTGTCACTTTTTGCCaggctcagcagtgctgagtccGCTCAGCCCATTCTCTCCTtcactgcctttctctgctCGTAGTGGTTTTCCCTCAGGACCTGCTGGAGAAGGGCCTGGAGGCTGACAACTTTGCCATGCTGGGGCTGGGAGATATTGTCATTCCAGGTAAGGACACAAGAGGGAGGACAGGAGCGGGATTGCATCTAAATTGGTCATGGGGAGCTGAGCAGGCAGCTTCCTCACCTCaccttgctttgccttctgtCCTGCCACAGCTCCACAGCCTTCCAcctgggctgggtgctgcatgGGTGCCAGAGCCCCGTGGGTGTCCCACCATGGCCAGGCACTGCGCAATGCTGTCCCCGTGCCTCGTGCCACGAGAGGGCACTGTGAGCCCAGGGATGGCCGCATGAGGGCAGTGGGGTTGCTCAGCCTTTCGTCGGGCTCCAtcctctccccttctccttGCAGGAATCTTCATCGCCTTGCTGCTGCGCTTTGACATCAGGTGAGTGGGTGGTCGGGAAGGGACCTGACAGGTTGAATCTTGCAGTCTTGTGAGCTGTTTGTTGTAGAGGAAAAGGACAAGCTGGGAGCACAGTTGTGCTCTCATCTGGGGCTTGGAGTGGGGATGTGGAAGGGCAGCTGGAAGAGGGAGGTGCAGGAGGAAACTcttggaaaagcagagatgagcagggctggggtgTGGGTAAGACCTGGATGCTGGGGTGAGCCTTGGTGTGCACAGGGCAGAAGGGCAAGCCTTGGGAGGTGGCCAGGCCAGCAGCATTGTTGGGCCTTACTGACTCACGCACCAaagtgcaggagctgtgcagagagggGGGGAAGCAGAGACAGCGTGGGAAAGAGCTGAGATGCTGGCAGCTGGGACGCGCTGCTCACACGGGTGCCAGTCAAGGCCTGGCAGTGCTCACTGCCTCTGGGCAGATGCTGGGGAACGCAGCTCCTTCCTACGCAGGGAGCTGCACCTGCCACCAGGGTGTAGCTTTCAGCAGTTACCCCACACTGAAAGTCTCCAGCTCAGGAGCAGCTGGGAACGGGCAGCTTCGTGCCACTGCCATAGTGTGGCCTCATTCTTCTTGTTGTTGCACAGACCCTCCcagtctgtgccagtgtttCCAGGTGTTCCCACCCACATCCTGCTTGCACCTGCTGGGaatcccagctcctgcagcctgcccaTGATAAAACACCATGTGCTGGAGCGGGCTGCCAGGGGAAAGCAGCTGTGGGACCCCTCCTGTGTCCCAGCCCTGACCCCTATGCTCTGCAGCTATCCAGCAGCAGGGTCATGcatctccttccctttctcacTGCCGTGCATTGGTGTTAACCCATCCAGACCTGCAGTGCATTCATGGGactgggggctgtgctggtggcagtgTCTGTGGTGGCCCACGAGCAGGGAGAGAGCATAGCAGGAGATGCCCTGCATAGCTGGGCTGGCTCATTTTCAGCCACCAGCACCCCAGAGCCCCAGCCCAAGACAAGTTTTGCTCTGTTCCCTTCTCCACAGCTTAAAGAAGAACACGCACACATATTTCTACACCAGCTTTGTGGCCTACATCTTTGGCCTGGGTCTGACCATATTCATCATGCACATCTTCAAGCATGCCCAGGTaagctctgctttgctgcttcGCACAGATGCGTGCAGTCTGACACACCAGCCTGGCCACAAGTGTCCCACAGCATGCCAGGAAAAAGTAGATGCATTCCTtctcttggctttgcttttcctacgCCTTTCCCCTGCTCAGAGCTCTGGAACTgagccctgctggagcaggcagCGTCACTCATCTGGGTTAGTGCTTTGGGGGCTCTTTGCAGCTGAGCTGCCTTGAACTGCAGAACAAGGGGGGTTCTAGGAGCATGCATGCTGCGGGTGCTTTTGCTAGTCTGCGTGGAGGCcaagttagaagaaaaaatcagcTGCTCTTGAAGCAGCTTTCTGGAGCTTTAACCAATCTGTGGCAGATGCCACAGGTGCAGAGGGAGAAGGCCAGCATTCCCTGCCCTCCTACTGAGGATTGGGTTAATTTGTGGCTTGGTTTCAcaattgttttccttcctggcAGCCTGCTCTTCTGTACCTGGTCCCTGCGTGCATCGGATTCCCGCTTCTTGTGGCCTTGGCAAAAGGAGAAGTAACTGAAATGTTCAGGTGAGCCTCAGCTGGGGACGGAGCTGTTTTGCCTGTGGCGTTGGAGCACACGAAGCGTGCAGATGTTCCCAGGCCTGGGCACAGCTGGAGGGCCGGGTTCATCTGGGCATGCTCTGGGTGTGTTGTGAGTGCATGTGTGTAGGCGGAAGGAGTGGGTCTGTGTTTCTACACGCTGGCCCTGGCTCCAGCCACCTCCCCGTAGCCGTGTGGGAGCCTTGGTGCCGTACCAACAGGCAGGCAGCATCTGGTATTGCTTTACGCTCTGGTGACAAGCTCTTCCCATGTGCTGGCAGGCAGGGGAGGGTGGGACCGCACACCTGGTGCAGAGATACTTGGTCATTGTGTCCCAGGGCCTGTGGGTGGGGGAGAATGGAATTGGATCCAGCTGTGAGAGCAGCCAGGGCTGGTTCAAGCACATCCCAGCCTCTCTGCTTGGATAAAGGAGACACTTTGCAGCCCTAGgcctgcagaaatggagaaagGGATCTAGAAAAAGGgatctttgctttgctgcagtcCTTCTCTTGAATAGTTTTACCCAGCCGCTTCCCACTGACTGCAGACAGGCGGTCTTTGGTCTCCTGCATGCTGTCCCCTTGCTCCAGGCAGAGCAGATTTCCACCCCCCTTCCCCCCAGGCTGCCAGAGAGCTGTTTATCCACCGTGCTCGGCTGTTGTGTATCTGAGACTCTGTGGtggccccagcacagctgcttgcCTGAGGACACCTGAAGCAGAGAAGGGACGGGAGCGTCCCACCAGGGCTGCTGGGGTTCCTGTGCTTGGGGGGGGACCAGTGCAAGCCCCCACCCTGCTCAGAGGCAAAACAGTGCCTGAGTGGGGCCTGGGCTGTAGCAGCTGCACAGTGGGGAACAGGGCTGCCCCCggcctccttcccctcccctggGAGATGCAGGTATGCGTGTTCCCACCGGGCTGTCAGCTGGGCTGGctccacagccctgcagcacctgcCCCTGCTTTGATGTTTACTTCTGACgctgctgcaggcactgagTGTCCTGGGATCGTCCTTCCTGTGCACCTGGGATCCTGCAGCCGCTCTCCCCCGTGTGTGGTGACTCAGCTGCTCGCAGCAGCACCTCCTTTCTGTGCCAGGAAACACATGGGAGAGACAAGCTGCAGGGCTGGCCCCTGGGTCACGGCACTTGGGGAACCTGGCAGCTGCCTATGGAGGAATAAGGACACATAGAGCATGGGCAAAGCTGCCTGCTCCCCCCTGAAGTCACTCCAGTTGCTGTCAGGGAAAGCAGGATGTGGCAAGGCTCCTACCTATAGGCCAGAGGCCCCTGCTGCAGGAATCCCTCCCACCCAGGTGTGGCCCCCCGGTATCTTTGTGCTGGACTCCTCTGAGTCAATCCCTGGGGTCTCAGCCATGCGTGAAGTGCCTGGGAGAGGGCAGCGAGGCTCTGTGCAGGCTGCAGGGTAGGCAGaggggctctgtgctgcagccctcaggAAGGGGTCCcagtggagcagagctggctggcACAGCTTTCAGCCTTCTGAGCCTCCCActcccatctgctctgcagtcTTTAGATGTCAGGTGTGGGAAGACTTCTCTGTCCTCCAGTCCCACACAAAGCACGGGGTCTGCTGCCCACacagcctctgtgctgctctcgttgccagcacagcacccagacTCGTACCCCCACAGGTTCCAGCTGTCCGGTTTCATGCAtgccagcaggagctgcttctTCCCTGAGTCTCAGCCCTCACAGCATGGCCCTGGGCCAGCCTGGAGGTACCAGCAGACGGAGGGGATCCTGTGCTGCCTGCGCAGGGTGCTAGGTTTGCAGCTATCTCACTCAgaaactttctgctttttctttctctttttccctccccctctcctTTCTGTCCTGtccttccccctttcccttcctgcttCCTGTCTTCTGCAGCTATGAGTCCTCTGCTGAAATCTTGCCTCACACACCAAGACTTACCCACTTCCCCACCGTGTCCGGCTCGCCAGCCAGCCTTGCTGATTCCATGCAGCAGAAACAGCCCTGTCCCCGCCGACGCCGGCAGCAAAGCCCCAGTGCCATGTAGCAATTGCACGCGGTGCCCTTTCTTTGTCGCTCTGGCCAGGTAGGGGCTTGTTCCAGCTCTGCCCTTTCCCCATGCAGCAGCTGTCACCtttctgctgtgggctggctgcccctcCTTTGTGAGGTAGAAATcatgaaaagggaaagaggCTGAAATCTTTGCCCTGGTTTGCTCCCAGGTTTCCTCCATTAGGGCCCAGTTGTAGAGCTGGCCTGGCCCCATCTGTGCCCCCCATCCCTCCTCCTTATGGCTGAGGGTG
This genomic interval carries:
- the HM13 gene encoding minor histocompatibility antigen H13, producing MCSWAKSKNSSEMPETITSRDAARFPIVASCTLLGLYLFFKIFSQEYINLLLSMYFFVLGILALSHTISPMMNRFFPANFPNKQYQLLFTQGSGESKEEIVNYEFDTKDLVCLALSSVVGVWYLLRKHWIANNLFGLAFSLNGVELLHLNNVSTGCILLGGLFIYDVFWVFGTNVMVTVAKSFEAPIKLVFPQDLLEKGLEADNFAMLGLGDIVIPGIFIALLLRFDISLKKNTHTYFYTSFVAYIFGLGLTIFIMHIFKHAQPALLYLVPACIGFPLLVALAKGEVTEMFRFQLSGFMHASRSCFFPESQPSQHGPGPAWSYEESSTPKEVPRASKEETIEGDKKEK